A stretch of DNA from Glycine max cultivar Williams 82 chromosome 18, Glycine_max_v4.0, whole genome shotgun sequence:
gtaataaaatgcTAAAGGTCCTTTTGACAATTGACCCGACCCTTATATTTTAATGGGTCATAGGCATTTTTTTTAGGACCACAGTATTTTTTCTacttaaaagaattttatttcaagcaaaaatattaatttactaCATGATAAAACTaactcttttaatatatatatttttatacatcaagtttaaatttaaaattttatataaaagaagacAAATATATATTACCTAACGGCCAACAGTTGGTATACAATCTTTAAGATCACCAATATGTTCATCacacatgtttattttttattagtgagATATGAAGAAAAACATATGTAAGGTCAGGTTACTGATAATATACTGACACTACTTTAGCTAACATCTACAGCCttgttttatttatacattaaaaggacattttttaattagtaattagagatttttttaggatataaaaagtattttaaaagtgttttcttttcttttttatgaatgaattttttatatgtCTAAAACTCAGATctgtatcaaaatatttaaagaagttAAATTTAGAGCTGACTTCCTTCTCACTCGGGTCACTGTCCTGCTCTCTCATCTCAATATCCCATGCTTTCTAGTGCATATCAtctcaataataatttatgctttgttttttttataataaataaaaaacaaagtaggcagtttttataaaagcataaattattattgaagtattttatataatgaaaacatttaatttttttttttacaatctcCTCCAAAACTAGTCCCCCCCCAATGCAACTTCGTTTTCATACACCTGTTTTTTCCCCATACAACACCATCAACAATAATGCACCCAATTTACTACACATGATATTCTTGTCAAATATGCACCACCAAaacaatatgaataaaatatgctttcaatatgattaaaaatgttttcatttttcaaaattcatccCGTTCCTCCATTTGTCACCATTAGGCCAAATCAACGATATTATATACGACATAAGCTCTTTTCCCTTTACACGACATTAGGCCAAATCAACTCACCATTCAGTTCTGAtccttttaaatgaaaaaaaaaaatagcgtTAACAAAATAACATACCTATTTTGAAATAAGTTGTAGAGCAATGATAAGTAAGCATCCATTATAATACAAAAGCAGTATATCGAATTCATGAATAAATATatgcaagattttttttaatttaaatatataattacattaaatatttaaagaatttttttattgtttataacaGTTTTATTTCACTTAAACGTGATTCCTATAAAAGAATCCAAACATGATTGtgacattattatttattttcatatctctcctcttattaaattttactaCCAACATGattaacacaatttttttttatctctcttcttATCATATTTTGACACGTGTTATCAAGTTAATCAAATTACTCTAATAAACTAATAGAAGTACCATggagtatatataatataagcaatttgaaagatttaaatatttttaaaaattaaaaagtcaaaCTAAAACCAAATATATGTTCACATAAAAAAAccagtaattaatattttgtaaccTCAATTATAACTTTCTTTCTTCCATCACTTTCTCACCACCTAGTACATGGATATTTTTGTAAGTTAGAAACTTCCATCACACAAATAAGTTATCTCGCATTTTAAAAAACCGAAGTGAAAAGAGAATCACTTTCTTGCTATAGAGGTTGTATTGTAGTACATACATACAtggatatttttgttaaaagtctagatcacaaaattaaaagaacacgcctattatatattaatgtgaGACGTGACGTGACCTTAGTATCATATTAAAGTCTTGCATGAATATTCAAAGTGAATTAAATTTCAACTTTAGActatagtattatttttatctttgcatGACGTGTATATCATACGATGCGGGGGGTGTTCCTCCTTTTCAGTATCTCTGTGGGCGTTCTAAGTGTCTTATGATTTTCTTTGTCGTAAATCGATTCTTCAGCAATTATTATCATGGAAGGAAATTCGGGTTCGGATCCTGCGCGTCCTCTTCTGGCTAATCGTGACAATAACTCCGCCGAGAACGGTGGTCAGAGAAGCCGGCTCAGTCGCCGGATATCGGTTAGCTCGCTCAGAGCCTCTTTCACGTCCAAGCTTCCCGACAAGGTCCGTTCTGGCCTTGACTCCGAGTCTCCCTTCGACGTTGATCTCTCCTCCACCACCGCCTTAAGCAAAGGTCTCcctctcattctctctctccataTCTAGTTGAATGAATGTTTTTAGCGTGTTTGAATTTGCATCCACATAATCCAattgaaacaatttttaattgcttttttgtgtattttaatttgaaaatttgatcATAAATGTTTTTGAATGCATGTTTATGTATCTGTTGAGAACGGACATTGGTGGCAAAATGAAGTTTGTAAAAACATCCTCACCTTCCTTTTGCGTTTAGTTTTCGATGAACCATTGGATTTTGATCTTGGAATTTATGCACAACAAGTTGGACTAGAAATCAAACATGCTCTGATATGATTggtgtttaattttttacagaATAATCATTGTTCATAAGAcacataagagaaaataaaataaaatataggtatagtaaaatttatgatgtgataaaaagaaaaaagtagagAGAAATTAGAGACATTAAtgagatatttaaaataaatagatgcttgtttattattgttgttaagaAAATCTATGATTAGATCCCGTGGAGTTTGTGTTGTACTTGTATATAAGTGAAATGTTAATACGGGAACTGTTTAATTAATGCTGTAACCTTATTCTCGAATCGCGTGttctttttattagttaaataaataaattattcacttAGTCACTCTTCTTATATAACAATATGTAATTTATCACGGTCAGGAAGTTTTTGTGGTGATTTTACAAGCTAAAAATTCTTCTTTGGTGTTTCTATGATGGAACAAAACACTTTTTATGTATGTGTAGAGactaaaacttataattttgGACTACAACTTAAAATGGAGACAATTATAAggatttaacctttttttttctttgaacttAAAACGTTTTTGAATTTCATAGGGGAGAAAGAGTACTATGAAAGACAATTTGCTACTCTCAAATCGTTTGATGAAGTGGACTCGGTGGAATCATCTGACTGCATTGAGGAAAGCGATGAGGAGCAAGCTCAGCAAGAAAGAGCAATGAAGATCTCTAATTATGCAAATGTAGCTCTGTTGATATTAAAGGTGATATTTGATTTTGTGTTTCTGTCTAGAATGCATGTTTAGAATCAGAAGTTTCATATAACAAATGATTGTTTGAACTTGTTTAATCATGATTTGGTTCTTAAAACTCACCAAAAAAATGATTAGGTTCTTAAAAGTTTGTTGTTTTATCGTACTTGCTGatgattcttctcttgaataaCAATATGCACATATCTATGTCTAGATTTATGCCACTGTAAGGAGTGGGTCAATAGCTATTGCAGCATCAACTCTAGATTCTCTACTTGATCTAATGGCTGGTGGTATACTTTGGTTCACTCACCTCTCAATGAagaacataaatatttataaatacccAATTGGAAAGCTAAGAGTGCAGCCAGttggaataattatttttgcagCAATCATGGCAACACTTGGTGAGTCCAACTGACTTAAACTGTTTTTGGTTTCGACACTGTTCATTCTGTTGCTActtatatgattatatataaaaaaatgtttccttCCTCTGGGAGGTGCATGCTACAAAATCTGtttcatttaaattaaacttacataaaaaaaactccTTTTTGTATGAGTTAATTACTTCTGATTCAGATTTCTGTTTGGATGAACATCTGTACCTTTTGCTCATGCTTAATGTAAACCAACATGAAGGaatcaaatttgatttatgGTTTAATCAAATTTCTGTTTGGGAAACTAAAAAGGTATTATTGTTTTGTAAACGAATATCAAACAAAATTTCCTAAAATGAGTAGGCTTTCTTATTTAccaaatttaagaaaaggatTCAGCTTTTGGTTATAGCTGATGACAGGTTATTTGCAGAATTTTGAAATGATGACGGGCAGGTTTAGaagcatatttttttcattaaaccaTAAATCAAAAGAATGCTGCAGGGGGTTCGTCTGTATCTTCCCCTAGTTTCATACCTCAGAATTGACAACATACAGCTTTTTGTCATACTAGAATCAAAGTACTTTAACTTAACTTTGTTAATGAAGTGATGAATAAAAAGTAAACTTTAAGATATTGAAGTATACATTCAAGTGTTAAATGGTTAGAATCCTACTACTTTTGACATCACATATTTTATAGTACTTTATAGTTTAAGTTTTCACGAACTTGTTCCCTTAGAAGCACTAAAAAGTATTTGTACATTGACATGCAAAAGAGTACATGATACATTGAACTAATCTATTTCGCTGCAGGCTTTCAGGTATTAATCACAGCTGTACAACAACTAATACAAAACAGTCCTGCTGAAATGATGACCACTGAACAGTTAATATGGTTATACTCTATTATGATATTTGCAACAGTGGTGAAACTTATGCTCTGGCTTTACTGTAGAAGCTCAGGAAACAAGATTGTCCGAGCCTATGCAGATGTATGAGTGGTTTTCTTCTGATGTTTGCTTTATGAATGAAGTTAAAATACAATTGAAGCATCTGAAAAATGCCTACTTGCAGGATCACCACTTTGATGTTGTAACAAACATGGTTGGACTAGTTGCCGCTGTTCTTGGTGATAAATATTACTGGTGGATTGACCCAGTTGGAGCTATTTTGCTTGCAATTTACACTATTACAAACTGGTCCCACACTGTCATGGAAAATGCAGGTATATCCTTATCACTATCAGTATTCTGAACAGAAAAATGTTACAAGTATATATGCCCATGAGAGAAAACAATAAACGAGCATTGGTAGCAAATTAGCTATATTTATTATCTAGTGTTTCTGTTGGGGAAATGGGATATTAAATCAGGGTTTTCCAGAAAGCACAAGTCACGTCGATTCTGGAAAGTAGAATTTTTTTCGTCTCTTGCTCACACTGCTTCAACCAGTTTTCTCAAGTCTTGAGGTCTgtgaaaaaagttttttaaaaaatttcactacCATGAAAGAACCTTGTTTTTTGGTCTGCCATGAAAGATTTTATACACTGTTCTTTGTCAGTTTAACTTACTAAACCAGCTGAACTTTGTTTGATAGTTATAGCATCAGTTTTACGGTATTTTACACAATGTGTTAGGAAAAGCAAGGTAGGAGCAAGAGAGGACTCAGAGAGCGAAGGACatgattttatgtttatttgaaCGTAGGTGAAAGTTTAGGACTTCAGGATAGTTGTTTCTATAGAAAGTTCAGCTCTTCATTTCCCATGAAACCCCTCTCTCCcccaaaaaaaaggataaagaaGGACAAAGTCTGTTCTTTGTAAACAAAACCATGTATATTCTGATTCTGGATAACTTTCTATGCAGTTTCACTGGTTGGACAATCTGCACCTCCCGAAGTTTTGCAGAAGCTGACATACCTCGTTATAAGGCACCCTCGAATCAAGCGCGTTGACACTGTCCGCGCATACACATTTGGGGTCCTATATTTTGTGGAGGTATGTTGTATTAATACAAAGTCAATTTATAAGAGCACTAGCTACAAGGCTAACAGTATTTgccaaaaatgaaattatataagaccgatcctattttttaatttagcatTTTCTATTAACTTAGCAATCCCTATAACTTGAAACTAAATCCAGGTCTACTGGAATTTATGGAGCACAGGCACTATTAGAAACATTTTTACATCCAGTTTTGCCCCAGAAAATCTTGCAGGTGTCATATGGCATTTAAATTGAATATAgaaattcaaaagaaagaaggaaaaactgCTATATTAAAAGTTTAGTATTTGATAGGGTCCAATAATGccattttaaagtttaaactttaTAGTCGATCGCATCTAGAGAGACTTGGTTGTAATTGTTATACAGAAATATGCTTAATGGAACCATTCAGGCTTCTCTTATTCTATGCTAGTTTCTTCTATGTACTTAACACTTAGAACATATTTGTGATGACTGAAGGGCTGGGTTTTATTAGCAGTTATAGTCGGAGTGTTGATACTTGCACATGGTTTATTCTTCCAGACCTTTTTCCTAACGGTTCATATTTGtccattttatagttttttgagAGATAAAGTATGTGCATGCATTAGTCTTCACATTGATTAGATTCCAAGTCTCAtaatttggatttgatttgaaaCAGGTTGACATTGAACTGCCAGAAGATTTACCCTTAAAAGAAGCACACGCTATTGGAGAGAGCCTACAGATAAAGCTTGAGAAACTTCCAGAAGTTGAGCGGGCATTTGTTCATTTAGACTTCGAATGTGATCATAAACCAGAGCACTCAGTTCTCATCAAACTGCCCAACAATCAGCCTTGAGCACATTATTCAGGTCCCATATATGAAGAATATAACTTTAATTAAAAGAGAAGGATTTATTTAGTTCGGAAGAGTTCTATCCATTGGAATAATAAAGAGTGTGTTTGAAAGAGTGTGTTAGAGAATGAGCAGGTAACATTTCTGAATTGAAAAAGATCTTgaatggaaattattttctgtgtTACCTGTGTTGTTCTATAAACTTTAAAGGAAAAGGTGAATTAcgctaaaaaaaacaaaaaagggggtaTGTGGACCTACTTTTTTTGGGATAATAACGTGTACTTTTTTACTCCATTTCAAAATGCCAAGGGTAAAAGCGGCCTTACCATAGCTCAGAACAATATACAGTACACAATAAGGACTATGTATATTTATTTCCATTCTGTTCAAACTCTGACAGCATAATGAGATTTAAATACATCAAATGTGCATCTTTCAAGCCCGCAGAACATCTTGAAGACAGATAGATACAAAAATTCAGATATCTTCTAACAAAATACAGTACACAATAAGGACTCTGTATATTTATTTCCATTCTGTTCAAACTCTGACAGAATAATGAGATTTAAATACATCAAATGTGCATCTTTCAAGCCCGCAGAACAACTTGAAGACAGATAGATACAAAAATTCAGATATCTTCTAACAAAATGCAGACAGAGACACAATTTTATTGTTACAGTTGAGACTGTAATCAACAAGAACATACCCATTCACTAGGTGAAAAGAAAACCATGTATTCAATGGATTTGCTATTGCTAAATGGCCTATGCAGTGGCTGGTAAGAAAGCTCTTCCAGGCTCACGATTTCCCAAAGGTCTGTGACACCCAAGAACCTCAAAAGGAcacacaaataaaaaactttaatacACTGATCCAAAATATAGTCAAAATCTCCAAGTTCCCTTATAAGCAATGAATTTAACAAAGAACTGTGAATCAAATTGCTGGAACTCTTTTCAAAACCATGTATCATAGTCTAGAGAAAAACCTTGGCATTGACCCCATCTGGCACAATTCTGTTCTCAGACCTCAACTTCAAATACTGACTTCGGCTGAACTTAGTAAATCccctgaaaattgaaaaataactattaagtgcatgtttggtttgTAGTTGGAATTGTTATTGGATGCATTCCAATATAATTCTaatagataaaaacaaaatgaacccCAAAGCAAAAGTCCTGATTGGTTTGTAAAATTACTTTTGccttaaatgtaattttgtaaCGGATAATTAAACATGCACTAAGTCAACACGCATTGCTACTAAATTCAACCTTATTCAAGCTTCACAGACTTTTGTATTAAAAAGTTGTTACATACTTACATGCTttctgttgaaaaaaaaaaaggacaaataattttttagtaccCGTACAATAGGCGATTTTGATTGTCACCTAaactatcatttatttatttatttattttagtaccCACTTTATGCTTGATTTTACTATCCACTATCATTAACTGTTGTTGAAGTGACTAACCGATCGTCATATATCACTTAAAACTTATTGattaacaattcaaacaaaaaataaagattaagtaccaaaatcaaaattttcatattttataagtaCCATAAGATTATTTGTCTATAAGAGAAGTAAGATGAGATCTAAGGTGGTCAAACTATCTGCATGGATCACCATGGTCCAGTTTATCTAACTTCCAATAaccgttttttttttaccagtCACCAGTTATTTTAGTTAAAGATGCATTGACCAATATAACCTTAATGAAAGAAGGTGTTCAATGACCGTTTTACCCttattcttccttctcccttaaAAAATTTGACCTCATCCTGAACATTAACCTAATTTCCTAATTTACCTCAATTCGCATAGTGTCATTTGTGTAGAACATTCGCTCACGAAGGAAGGTcgtcatttttctcttttcaacatgcaaacaacaaaaagtaagaacctttgtttttttttttagttttaagatGAGCTTGAGACTTGAGAGAGAAGCATTTTTTTCCAACCCTGCAAACAACAAAAAGTAAGAACCCTTTACTTTTAGATGAACTTGAGAGAGaagcattcttttttttttttcatccaatgCTCTACAAAGCTGCTGGAGAAGATATTTTCAGGAGAAAATCCAGTCTCCTATAAGTATTTCCCCACAATTTAAAGTTTCTGAATCCCATGGGCCATTCCATGACCTTTATCATCAATTGGTTCGTCATGGAAGTGAATCGGGTGACTCTTCCGCGTTGATCTTATCGGAAAAAACCCAAGTCTCACGTCTGCCAAAGATAAAGTATATAAGTGAGGAATAATCCTAAAAACTAGTTTTTAGAGTTGAATTAGATCCAAATTCAGATTCTATAACATCTCTCCTCCACCACCTCCTTAAGGGTCATGTCAAATTTTTGAGTTACCCGAATTTGCTTCCATGATGAATCAATTGACGACAAACGTCGTGGCATGGTCTCTCTTCCACATTGATCTCTCCTCTACCACCTCCTTAATcaaaggtttttctttttttctctctatatatacaTCAAGTTGAATGAAGGTACAGAGGAATTTTTTACTTCTGTAACCTGTGTTCTTATTTCTTGAAAGATGTAAGGGTAGTTCTCTCATGATGTTTGCTTTATGAATGAAGTTAAATACAATTGAACCATCTCAGAAATGCCAACTTGCAGGATCACCACTTTGATGTTGTAACAAATGTGGTTGGACTGGTTGCAGATGCTCTTGGTGACAAATTACTGTCGGAATGACCCAGTTGGAGCTATATACTGTGTTTGCAATTTACACTATTACAAACTGGTTCCACACTCATGGAAAATGTAGATATATCCTTATTATTATGAACAGAAAAGTCTTGCAAGTATACATGTTCAtcagagagagaaaaatgagcATTGGTAGCAAACTAGCTATATTTACTATCTAGTGTTTCTGTTGGGAAATGGGATATTAAATCAGGGTTTTCCAGTAAGTACAAGTCACATCAATTTTggaaagtaaattatttttcatctctTGCTCTCACTGCTTCCACCAGTTTTCTCGAGTATTGATGTTTGTAAAATTTCCGTACCATAAAAGATTTGTATACTCTGTCCTTTGTCAGTTTAACTTGCTAAACCAGCtgaactttattttttagttatctcCTATTAAAACAaagaactttattttttagttatctcCTATCTAGCATCGGTTTTACTGTATTATATTCAATATGTTTTGGAAAAGTGAGGTAGGAGGCTTAGGGCAACATAGAAATTAGAGTGTGAAACACcagattttatctttatttgaaCATAGGTGAAAGTTCAGGTCTCCTGGATAGTTGTTTGACTTGTTTCTGTAGGTATGTTGTTTTAATGCAACAAAATCCATTTATAAAAGCACTATCTAGTAGCTACAAGGCTAACCCTGTTTgccaaaaatgaaattatataaaactaattctATTCGTTAATTTAGCATTCTCTATTAGTAATGAATAAATATCCCTAATGTTTTCCGTTTTATTATTGAATGTCAGAAAAGTTATTGTCTAACTCATTTTCCCAATTAGATTCACACTGAGGAATGCATGGCACTCATGGTTATTAGTTTATTGATTCATGCGATACTAGCAAAAGGTTTATTCTTACAAACCTCTCTTACGCATCTATGTTAAATAGCTTTCTTACAAACCTTAATCCTACtgtaactttttttcttaatggtTCATATTAATCTTAGAGTTTGTGAGACATAAAGTATGTGCACGTATTAGTCTTCACAACGATTAGATTATATGCCTCATcgtttggatttgatttggaacAGGTTGACATTGAACTGCCAGAAGATTTACCCTTAAAAGAAGCACACACAATTGGAGAGAGCCTACAGATAAAAGCTAGAGAAATTCCAGAAGTTGAGGGAGCATTTGTTCATTTAGACTTTGAATGTGATCATAAAGTTCTCGTCAAACTTCCCAACAATCAGCCTTAGCACATTTTACAGGTCCCTTGAAGAATATAACTTGAAAGAGAAGGGCAACCATTCATTCTCTTGGAAAACTTCTACTCAATTttagttaaattgttttttagttCTGAAGAGTTCTACCCCCTAAAACTGCGTGTTACTAGTATTGTTACAGTGTGTTACTCGAATGAGTTCCGCGAAAGCTTGATGTAAATAAACGAATTTTTGTCCTCTGCATCTTGAATGGAAATTATTTTCCCTTATGTATCGTACTCTATAAACTTAAAAGGAAAAGGTGAAGTAcgctaaaaaaaataacagaaggGAAGTGTAGAAACAATATACACAATAAAGaccatatatatttatttccaTTCTGTTCAAACTCTTACAGAATAATGAGATCTAAATACATCGAATGTGCATCTTTCATGCCCCCAGGACATCTTGGAAGACAGATAGATACATAATTCAAATATCTTCTAACAAAACGCAGACAGAAACACATTTTATAGTTACAACATATCCATTCACCAGGTGAAAAGAAAAACCACATATTCAATGAGTATCCTAGTGCTAACTGCTAAATGGCCTAAGCAGTAGCTGGTAAGAAAGCTCTTCCAGGCTCACGATTTGCCAAAGGTCCGTGACACCCAAGAACCtgaaaggaacaaaaaaaaaaatagtcaatccTTTGATCCAAAAATCACATTGCTTGAAATCTGTATCATAGTCTAGAGACAAACCTTGGCATTGACCCCATCCGGCACAATTCTGTTCTCAGACTTCAACTTCAAATACTCACTTCGACTGAACTTTGTAAATCCCCTGAAAATTGAAAGACAAGTATCAACTCAATGGCCATTACTACTAAATTCAACCATATTCAAACTTTACAAACTTCGTATTAAAAGCTGTTACATGCTTGAGTTTAAGAATGTTAATTTTAGATTGCTAGCAATTGTTAAGTTAAATTAAGTTTtagaaatatgataaaaatttgattttagtgtTTTGAACATTAAGAATTTTGAAGTTATCGCGGCCACAAGTGCAAACACATGAGCtgtatttgtttgtaatttctcTCAACGTTGAAGATAAGGCTGTGCAAAATTTGGAGATTTTTTAAAGATCCGAATGGATCCATTTCCGATCCATCTTATAAAATCGGTTGGATTAACTGAACCGTTTTTATAAAGTGAACCGGTTCAATTTTTCTGAAACAATTTGGATTTTTAGATTCAATTGGGTTATCCATTTTTTTATCCGTCTATAGATTGATTATCCTAaagaatttaattggattgattaACCAAACCATTTTTATAAAGTGATTTCCTTTGACTTTTCTCCGATGAGACATTAAACATGAATGAAATATAAGATTGGTAgatagaaaacagaaaaatgtgGTGGATTGGAGCACTAGTGagaaaaactaacaattaagaTATTAAACATTTGAAGTTTGTTGAATATTTAAAGTGAAAGTATGAAACAAACCATTTTCTGCTAAGAATGATCTTCTGGCGGCCGGGGAACTTGAACTTGGCCCTACGAAGAGCCTCCTGAGCATGGTGACTGTTAGCATCCTTACACCTCACCGAGAGCAGCACCTGACCAATGTTAACCCTAGCGCACGTCCCCTGCGGCTTCCCAAAGGCGCCCCTCATGCCGGTCTGGAGCCTGTCGGCCCCGGCGCACGATAGCATCTTGTTGATGCGGAGCACGTGGAAGGGATGCACCCTCACGCGCAGGTGGAAGGCATCTTTTCCGGCGAACTTGGCCATGTACTTGTTGCATGCGATGCGCGCCGCCTCCAAAGCCTCGCTGGAGACGTTCTCCTTCTCCCACGAGACCAGGTGCACGCAGAACGGGAACTCGTCCAcgcctttcttcttcattcccaCGTCGTAGATTCGGATCTTCGGCTCCGGCACGCCGCGGCAGAAACGGGATTTCGGGTACGGTTTGTTCTTTATCTGCCGGTAACACCTCGCCGGTCCTGAATATACATACACCTTAACCGTTAACAGAAAGATAACACATAATCCATTATAAGATTAACTCAATGGTACTTCCAACAGATATAATAGGGAAATTGAAAGAAGAGAGAGGTTGTTGTGGCTTACTTCTTCCCATTGTGGTGTTGTTGGAATTGACGAAATAGTAGAACGCTTGAAGATGGAGAAGGGAGAAGGTGGTGGTGCTTTTATACCCTTTGGAGGCACACGCTTTGTGTTTGATTGTGTGCGTATGAGCATGcgtcatttttttcttcaaagtggGGCTAGTTTGACTTTTTGACTAGGCCCAAGTCGGCCCAGAATGTTCGAGAAGGGGTTAGTTTGTTGGACCCGCTACTTCGAGGCCTAATAGGCTAATAATACCACCACCGACCCACCCGCTCCATTTGTTAAAGTTAATTTGATGGGAGTTActattcaccccaattccattTGTTATTGGTCTCTACAAACTTGACAAAAGACCTTATTACCCCTTTCTCTTCCCCTTCTCCTTCTTTTCACCGCCCAACCCATCACCATCGCACGAAGACCGCGAGCCACCACCTCTCCACGCGACATTGGTCTCATCACACTACCACCTCCTCAAACGGACCCCCTCACTAGCCAAATCTGAATGCAACATCACCAACGATGTTGTATGTCGTTCCCAACTTCAGATCCACGAGCACGCGACTCCTCACCAGCTCCACCAGCACCTTGCGTCCTCACCATCGTGTCCAACACCATCATGCCGCCGCAACTCCTTGCCTTGGTTCGCGCTCCCCCACCATCATCAGATATGTTCTCGTAGAGGAAGAAGAGGGAAACGAGCAATGAAAGTGTAGTTCCCTTTTTGggtccaaaaataaataaataacagaatcatgattttattttatttttttcaccctttttgaaaaataatgaaaacacaattttattataaagtgTGCAActgaattttgttttcattgttttttttttttcacccccTTAGTCAATAAAGAAAACACGATTCTGTCATACAATTATACAATAGAATCTTATTTTCATGAGAGAAAAAAGGTGCAAGTCCCTTAGTAGGGACAATAACAGATGGAGTTGGGACAAATACTAATCCCCTAATttgatttgtaaaataaaaatgttgatcAGTAAAAAACACTGCCgataaaaattatagataaaaaattactGGGAGACCGTAATTTTAAGTTAGCCTTCAAAATAAGCATCAACT
This window harbors:
- the LOC100785952 gene encoding cation efflux family protein, which translates into the protein MEGNSGSDPARPLLANRDNNSAENGGQRSRLSRRISVSSLRASFTSKLPDKVRSGLDSESPFDVDLSSTTALSKGEKEYYERQFATLKSFDEVDSVESSDCIEESDEEQAQQERAMKISNYANVALLILKIYATVRSGSIAIAASTLDSLLDLMAGGILWFTHLSMKNINIYKYPIGKLRVQPVGIIIFAAIMATLGFQVLITAVQQLIQNSPAEMMTTEQLIWLYSIMIFATVVKLMLWLYCRSSGNKIVRAYADDHHFDVVTNMVGLVAAVLGDKYYWWIDPVGAILLAIYTITNWSHTVMENAVSLVGQSAPPEVLQKLTYLVIRHPRIKRVDTVRAYTFGVLYFVEVDIELPEDLPLKEAHAIGESLQIKLEKLPEVERAFVHLDFECDHKPEHSVLIKLPNNQP
- the LOC100779884 gene encoding 60S ribosomal protein L10, whose translation is MGRRPARCYRQIKNKPYPKSRFCRGVPEPKIRIYDVGMKKKGVDEFPFCVHLVSWEKENVSSEALEAARIACNKYMAKFAGKDAFHLRVRVHPFHVLRINKMLSCAGADRLQTGMRGAFGKPQGTCARVNIGQVLLSVRCKDANSHHAQEALRRAKFKFPGRQKIILSRKWGFTKFSRSEYLKLKSENRIVPDGVNAKVLGCHGPLANREPGRAFLPATA